The nucleotide window GCcacaaactcattaagcatgtgaCTTGATTCCCACATGAAACTTGGATTTCACCGCACAACCTCGTTACAGCAGCTAGCGAGGTGGGTGGAGCTGGGAGAGAGAACTGCAAGCAGCATGGTGAATCTAGGATAGCCTCAGTCCTGAAAtatctattattatttttccaaTACAATATCAGAATCAATAGACAGACAATATTTGTTTTAATTAAATGAAAAACCGAGTTTGGTCGAATGAGAACGAGTCATATCATGATATATAGTGAGCCATCGGTGAATTATCAGAAACGATGTGATGAACTCTCAAAAAGTATGTAAGAAAAAGATGAACGACGGATAATccataaatgaaaaaggaaagATGCTAGAAATATTCATATATGCAAAATGAAATTagaaatagatagatagatagatagatcaacGAAAAAATAGTTTGATGTAGTCTGAAAAAGATGGAAGAAATATATTAGCCTAATAAACCTTAACTTAAAAATCGAAGCTCTCGAGTCATTCTGAATTATCGTTGTCAGATGGATCTACATGTATGTTAATTCTAGCTAGTCTCACTATGACCTGAATCATTCACTggaaaaaataaatcaacaaacaTGCATTGTTTTGAACTATTACTATAAACTCAAGTTAAGCATACCAGTTGGTGTCACTGCCTACATTCAGTTCAGGAAGCAGTGACTATTGATACCATTGAGAACACCTCAAATGTATCAGTTTGTCAATTTTTATGAGAAAAATGTAGTATGGGCATTTGGAGGCCACACGAAACACTTTTGtcatttaaaaaatttacatgttAAGGCTAAGAATTGAATGGTATGGAAGACGGGAACTACGAGAGGGATTATCCAATCGAAAGCGAAGTGACAATGGGTGATTATAGTAGAATAAGAATCTTTTATGCATTTGTTCCAAGTTAATGCAGGAAGCTATTATGTATATATACTATAAAAGTTCCAAGTAAAAAGGAAAACCAATATGAGAtttctattttgatttttttgttttgttttttggggtgatgataattttaaatttcaaCGCCATTATGTTAAGGATCATCAGCCAAAAAAGTTGGACTACAGTAAGTTTCTTCGTTTGTTTGACAAATATTACGCACGACCCATGAATTTATTATGATATTGCTATAGGACGAGCTCATGAAAAAAACGAGAGTAAAAGATGAAACCTGATAACCAGTAGTGATCCGGCCATTCTTACTTACATGAAGCCTTTCTGCACGAATGGCAAAGCCACATGCATGAGAAGAAACCATCACATAAAATATCCCTCGAGAGACTTGGACGTTCTTCAATGGTTCCAAGGAATCTTGTGCCGCCCACCGGTGTTTTCTTGTTCCGAACGCAGACAGAACCAGGTGAGAACGACATCCACAGGCGCAGCCGCGGCATCTCTCGAAAGGCGCATGACTCCTTCCCGCTTCCTCCCAACCTGTctctttcattcttttctttttatttattaagataatatatatttattaaatttaagaaaaaaaagtttTCAATCATattctcattatatatatatatatatatatatatatatatatatatatatatatatatgattgatttttaaattataaatcaatTGAGAATTTTGacgtataaataatataaaattatcatttcatatttactTTTATCGTGATCTTTAATTTTGTCCTTATACCATTCAGCTTTCGTCAAGAATATCAATCTTGGATTAATTTAACTAAAATACCCTACGAGTGAGAGGCCATGTAGAAGAGTTAGCTAGTTAATCAAAACTATAAATATAAACATGAGAATTACGTAATTGATGTATAACAACTTGATCTCTAAAAAAATGAAAGTTGACAATGTATTTCTTACGAGAGTGAAACACCGAGTTAAAACATTGGTAGGTGGTACCGATATCATCATAGAAAATTATAGAAGTGGATCGTGTAGTGATGCTAAGTTCATATAGTTGATTAGTAACTCAATTGAATTATATAATGGTAGTGATAATGGGTCGATATTTAATTTGAACCGTGAATCTTACGattgcatattattttgttataACCTCTAACTGATTATATTGACTCCAAGGAAGATAATGTAAACTGATGTAATATCTTATCATCAATATTATCTGTCTAATCAGCATTAACAAAGACATTAAGATAAAGTGATGACGgtttatgaagaaattcatgatttaAAGTCACTTCAACATATCATAAGATATGTTTTAGtatagaccaatgcatagtaaaaGATTGATGcattaattataataaattattaattataaataaaatacctAGATATGTAAGAGATAAATATTATAAGGAACCAAGTACTATTTATACTGTATAGGATTTGTAACAGGACAGTCATCATATAATTCGAGTAActgacttctttcttattatgTATATTAGTTTTTGGTAATAAATCTCGATTGCATTTctttttagatagaaaaagttcaaaagatatGAACGTTGCTTCTACTCCTACAAAATAACTTAATTCCTAAGTCTTTGATGGAAAATTGATCTATCAAATATTTGATGAATTGCTTGATCTTTATGGTAATATCTTCCATATATAGaccaataattttataatacatCTCTTTTGTTTAGATTTAAAATTAATGAAATCAAGTAACataaaaatgagccaagttcgaTATATTGGGTTCTTTGAACTTGGTAAAATTTATAAATAGTTTTTTGTAGTTTATAAAACAAAAGATTAAAATAAAAGATTACGGTATAAAGTGGATTAAAACAAAGGTATCTTCAGTTAAGATTACTGCATAAAGGTATCTTCAATTAAgatttcttataaaaaaatattgttaacttTAAGTGATAGTCGAACTCAAGATAAGTCAAATTATCATCGATTTAATTACTGGATTAAAGGTTTTTGTACTTAATTTAAAAGATCCACTTTCATTCGATGATATTCTATGTGAGGTGAGATAGTACAAGGGTGCATGTGACGTTTGGAGTACGTATCATATTTCTCACACATAGCCTTACGTCAGTATGAAAATTTTTTAGCTTGGGCAATGCTTGTGATTCAATAGTCTGGTGGAGAACTTATTATAGTGTGAAGAACAAAGATCTAGCATGGTTTGAAGATGCTATTTTTAGAGTTGTTGTCATATGATGTTCAAGCTTGGTGGTATTATTGAGTTGTGTTAAAGGTATGAGAATTGGTGAAGAGTTAGTGTCACGTACTTGATTAAGTTGATGTACCTTAATGTCACTTGGTTGAGTAAAAGATGAAGACATCATTCGTGATGTCAAGGGTATTGTTTCATTAGACATTGTAGAGTGAATTAGTAAAAACATAGATAGAGAAGTTGTAGAGGGTGTGAGGTGCTGATGAACCAAAGTAATAAAAGAGTATAGGTCTTGATGAGAACTACTAATTGATGTGAGAGAAATACGTTTGAGAGATTTGAGATGTACTCTTGTGAACATATTGATGGATGGTTTTGACATTGCTAAATGAGCAagatcttaaaaagaaaaaaatggacTCAACTAACATAATAGAAAGAACTTTTGAATTGGATCTTAGTGTTGAAGGGAGTGCCTGATTAAAATGCAAGACTTGGATCTTAGTGTTAATTTGTGTGAAATGTAAGGGTATAGCCAGCGATAATATAAATAACCAAATattttaagattttataaaataattttttaaattataactaTTATTGTAGGATTGGGTGAACATACTGTTAACGAGGTAGATTGTAATTTAAAATATTGTTGATCAAAAGGTTAGTGGTATGGAGGCTTGGTGTAGGAGGGAGTTTTAATTATATATCAGTGCTTTCATATGATAAAGCCAACTAGTTGAGATGTGTGCATTAGTAACTTGAGATATTGTATATCACATAGTAAGAGATAAGTTGTTAGAGATTGGTATTCATCTCCTCCATtagagtaaactattttaatgATAGATTGAAAGAAGTTTTCGAACACCTTTCTAAAACGAGTCAAAATTAGAGTAACTCTATATTTATGTTTGAGATGATAGAACCCTATATATTTAGTGAAgtaatctataaaaataacataaaatataaaattattaaaggaATTAGTTGGGGTAGGActctaaacaaaaatataaataatttgaagTGGTTTGGCGCataatgtgaaaaatattctaaaAGATATTCTATGCTTTTTATTAATTAGGCAAACATTAAGTTATAAAGGAGTAACGAGAAATTaactattattaaaaaaaaatagatatatggCTAAGGTAGCGATACCATATATTGATTGGAGTAGTAactaaagcaaaaataattaaCTAAATGATTTGTAAAGCTAACGACCACTCGtagatattatctttattttggcCCTAGACCAATAATACTCTTGTGCTTAGATCCTCTATAAGATACAAATCAAGAAAGAACTcaatagaaatattattttatttatagaattaaaagatataaataaggttCCTTTTACTATCAAGTGCACACAAAACACTATCAAGTGTAAAATGCAGTATGAATTAAATATTGTGGAACGAGTATTAGAGATTTCATTACCATTGCCGATGATTTTTTTTCATTGCCTCCATGGCCGATGTGGATGAATAaattctataaataaaaaataatatgataagAAACAATAGAGTTAATAATCTAATTGCTTCGATGAGCGGTCAAAGTAGTCTTAATGTTTGCTTGAGGCCAGTTGGGAATAGTCATAAGCTTAGGTCAAGACTAATAAACTTTTGCTATGTATCTAATTTTATTACAGAGCTAACAGATgatttttttcataattattATTGTTGGGACGCTATAACCACTGATAATTCTAGTGATTATTGTTGAAGTTATTTCCTGGATTATTTGAGTTTGGGAGATATCTTATTCGATCCTCTATCGAACACATTAttactttaattatctttttttttagatttttgactaAACTAAGATGTGATAGATAGTCATATCTTCCTCTTTTCTCGTTTCAGATATATTTCTTAATTAATTAACTTATCGTATATTTCTTGGTGAGTCACGTGCTTGAATTATTACCACTAGTTCCTTGTATTCATCTCTTAGGTTGTTAAGAGTATGAAcaatgacttcttcatcactcaGTGGATAACCTATTAAAGCTAAGTCATCtataaattttttagattttatatataatcaataatagAACTCTCTTTTaggttatttttatcattatagataaataatttaatatatgagTGCGAGAACGATTGATAAAGATGGTTTGTAATTTAGACCAAGCTTCTATTACAGTGTTGCATGAAGAAATTAATGATGCTATAGAGCCAATAATTAAgacttaaataatttataaaataaaataatcttaacgtaatcataatttataattataatttaatattaaggtTTATTATACTGATATTTGAATATTTTCGGATGGATAATTGAGAGAGCCATTAACATAGCTTAGTAAATCATATCCAAAGAGAATGTCGTGAACTAAGTTCACCAAAATATATAATTACtgtctttaaaaaaatttaaaaaggatCAAAGTTAAGTTAGATACGTGTCTGAAGAACTATTATTTCGAATAATCATAAGAGTATTAAAGTTAGAAAAGGTTGTTAGATGATAGGAAGAGATGATACGAGAAAGGAGAGGGTGACACCTTAGAGTAAGAACCAAATCAATTATAGCGAGAGTTATAATAAAGATTGTGAAAGAGGATGATTTCATTTGAAgtaatacatatttatatataagttTGAACGAGAGATTTTCATTgctttaatcatatatatatatatatatatatatatatataatttgattcttaaattataaattaattgaGAACtagaataaataagaaatacaaaaCCTATCGTTCAATATTTGTCTCTCTCATTATATTTAATCAAGTCATATATCACTTTTAAAAGAGAGATATTTAAGACCTATTGGTTATATAATGATATACTAATCATTTCTCTCAACAAAGACACAAAGTCTGATTTCTTAAGTATGACTCTTACCAGCTCATGTAATCAACGGCGGATAATGGAGTCGGACTAAGGTTTGAGTTGGTGTATCTAATTATTGAGTTGGATCCAGATCCGGATGAACAAACACGTGCCATTCACATGTCCTCTCTGGAATCTGCACGCTTATCACCTCTCTATTCCATCGCTATCATCTCAGGATCACGACCGTCCATTTTATTGCATCCTCGATGATACATGATTCAGCTTTGTGGGTAACGCGATCACCATCATCACCATTTCCCTCGCCCACCAGTTCTGATTCCATCTACCTCTGCAGACGTTACAAGCTCTCATGATTCCCAGGCCTCTCGCGAGGTCAAGAGGCAGCGTAAACAGCGATCGAACACTAGGGACCGCCGTCAAACACCTTCTCGACCCTCCCAACGAGCCGAGTCCCCGCGGTCTCTGCTCTCATCGCCAACTGTTCGACGGAAGCCCTCTTGAGAGCCCTTCCCCGTGGAACCGCCTGCTCTTCCGGCACTCGAGGAACAATCTTAACAGAGAACCTCTGAGTTTCTTCCTGGAAGCTCGGAGGTCTGGGCAGCCCCTCGACGATTCCTCGCTCTCGTGCGTTCTCAAGGCTTGCGGATGTTTATGGGATCGAAACCTTGGCAGGCAACTGCATGGCCTCTGTGTGAAATGTGGGCACGGATCGGGGGTCGGCGTTGGCACCTCGCTGCTTGATATGTACCTCAGGTGTGATGGCGTGGATGATGGAGTGAGAGTGTTCGATTCAATGCCTGAGAGAAATGTGGTGAGTTGGACCTCTTTGCTCACCGGGTATTCTCAGAAGGGACTCCATGATGATGCATTTGAGCTCTTTTCCCGGATGCAATCCGAGGGAATTaagccaaatcctttcacttttgCCACTGTTCTTGCATCGGCCGCGGCTCAGGGAGTACTTGAGAACGGAAGGCAAATGCACGGCCAATTGATCAAATTTGGATACCAGGGTACAGTGTTTGTGTGCAATCCTCTGATCAACATGTACTCCAGGTGTGGTCTAGTCGAAGAGGCTCGAGCAGTCTTCAACCGCATGGTGAACCGGGATGCTGTTTCTTGTAATGCGATGGTTGCAGGCCTTGTGTTGAATGGGTACGAGTCTGAAGCAGTGCAAGAGTTTCGTCACATGAGAGCTGCCGGCCTGAAACCGACACAGTCGAGCTTCGCTACCATGATCAAGTTGTGCGCTAATCTTAAACAGCTCGCGTTTGCTCGACAGCTCCATTGCTGTGTAGTGAAAGAAAGGTTCGACCTGGATGCCAATGTAATTACAGCACTGATGGTGGTTTACAGTAAATGCAGCGAAATGGATGACGCATTTGAACTTTTTTCCATGCTGGGAGCTCGATCCGTGGTCTCATGGACTGCTATGATCAATGGGTATATACAGAATGGACATGTCAGTCGAGCTGCACTTCTCTTTAGTCAGATGAGGTTAGATGCTATTGAACCGAATGATTTCACCTACTCTATTCTATTGACGGCTTCTCCTCAGATATCTCCCTTCCAAATCCATGCCCAGGTCATCAAAACCAAATTCCAGCAAGTCCCTTCTGTAGGCACTGCTCTGCTCGCAGCATATACTAAGCTAGGaaacacttgcgaagccttctgtgTCTTCAGGGGGATTAAAGAGAAGGACATTGTGGCATGGTCTGCAATGCTAGCATGCTATGCCCAAGCAGGTGATTCTGAAGGGGCAGTGAAGC belongs to Musa acuminata AAA Group cultivar baxijiao chromosome BXJ1-11, Cavendish_Baxijiao_AAA, whole genome shotgun sequence and includes:
- the LOC135597806 gene encoding pentatricopeptide repeat-containing protein At2g27610-like, with product MIPRPLARSRGSVNSDRTLGTAVKHLLDPPNEPSPRGLCSHRQLFDGSPLESPSPWNRLLFRHSRNNLNREPLSFFLEARRSGQPLDDSSLSCVLKACGCLWDRNLGRQLHGLCVKCGHGSGVGVGTSLLDMYLRCDGVDDGVRVFDSMPERNVVSWTSLLTGYSQKGLHDDAFELFSRMQSEGIKPNPFTFATVLASAAAQGVLENGRQMHGQLIKFGYQGTVFVCNPLINMYSRCGLVEEARAVFNRMVNRDAVSCNAMVAGLVLNGYESEAVQEFRHMRAAGLKPTQSSFATMIKLCANLKQLAFARQLHCCVVKERFDLDANVITALMVVYSKCSEMDDAFELFSMLGARSVVSWTAMINGYIQNGHVSRAALLFSQMRLDAIEPNDFTYSILLTASPQISPFQIHAQVIKTKFQQVPSVGTALLAAYTKLGNTCEAFCVFRGIKEKDIVAWSAMLACYAQAGDSEGAVKLFTEMARKSIGANEFTLSSAIDACASPTASADQGKQFHAISIKLKYENTLCVSTALVTMYARRGSIESAQGVFDRQSVRDQVSWNSMLMGYAQHGYSKKALELFRGIESRGIEMDGITFIGVIIACTHTELVEEGKKHFESMVHNHHISPTVEHYACMVDLYSRAGKLEEAMSLIKEMPFPASATVWRTLLGACRLHRNVELGELAAEKLMSLEPSHSAAYVLLSNMYAAAGRWAERAKIRKLMDARKVKKEAGCSWIQIKNKVHSFLASDRTHPMSDKIYTKLKDITIRLKEKGYQPNTDYVLHDMEEEHKEVMLAQHSERLAISFGLIATLPGTPLQIVKNLRVCGDCHTVIKLISEIEQREIVIRDSSRFHHFNRGSCSCGDYW